A genomic region of Thiohalophilus sp. contains the following coding sequences:
- a CDS encoding DUF393 domain-containing protein, with translation MTHDRPIMFYDGGCPLCRREVAHYRRLDRQARIQWTDINQHPEQLSRHGITPQAAMTYLHVRGSGGQIYQGAEAFLTLWQELPYYRHLGRFVTLLRLQRPLDWGYRRFARWRLQRRCTDGVCTTDNKKGR, from the coding sequence ATGACCCATGATAGACCGATTATGTTCTATGACGGCGGTTGCCCGCTGTGTCGGCGCGAGGTCGCGCACTACCGTCGTCTGGATCGTCAGGCCCGCATCCAGTGGACCGATATCAACCAGCATCCCGAACAACTGAGCCGTCATGGCATCACCCCGCAGGCGGCCATGACCTATCTGCATGTGCGCGGTTCCGGGGGACAGATTTACCAGGGTGCCGAGGCGTTCCTGACGCTGTGGCAGGAACTGCCGTATTACCGCCATCTGGGCCGGTTTGTGACACTGCTGCGCCTGCAGCGTCCGCTGGATTGGGGCTATCGCCGTTTCGCCCGCTGGCGCCTGCAGCGTCGCTGCACCGACGGGGTCTGCACCACGGACAATAAAAAAGGCCGGTAA